The DNA segment CATTGATTGGTGGAGATGCGAACGTTGCGGCAATAAAATATACTGGAACTTCGTTAACGGGTGAGTTAGGGCAAGATCCGATTACGGATCCTGAGGTAGCCTTGGATTTAGTTGTAGAGGGATTTGCAGCTGAGTTTGATCAAAAATGGTTTCCAACATATGGATTTGCTAATACGTATGCCTTTATGGTGACACAAGAACTGGCAGATCAATATGACTTAGTTACGATTAGTGATTTAGAGGACATTGCTGGCGAACTTAATGCAGGAGTGGATACCTCTTGGATCCAACGTGTAGGAGATGGTTATGATGCGTTTCTAGACACTTATGGTTTTGATTTTAACCGTGTATATCCTATGCAAATCGGTTTAGTTTATAATGCATTACAAGCTGGTGAAATGGATGTTGTACTGGGCTATTCGACAGATGGTCGTATTAAAAGTTATGACTTAGTGGTATTGGAAGATGACAAACGACTATTCCCACCGTATGACGCAAGTCCGGTTGCAACTTTTGAAGTTTTAGAAGCTTATCCTGAATTGAATGAAGTATTAACGAAGTTGAAAAATACAATATCGGATGAAAAAATGCAAGAATTAAACTATATTTCAGACAATAATTTAATTGAACCTAAAGTTGTAGCAGATAATTTCTTGAAAGAAAATAATTACTTTGAATCAGTTGAAGTAAACGAAGAAGGAGACGAACAGTAATGATGGCAGACATGAATTTATGGGAACAATTACTTTATTACTTCTCAGAAAATGGCCTTTACATTTGGAGTCAATTTTTTCGTCACTTCTTAATTTCAATTTATGGGGTGTTATTTGCAGCAATTGTAGGGATCCCTCTTGGTTTTTGGATTTCCCGACATGGAAAGTTAGCTGATTGGGTTATAGGAGCCGCTAATGTGATCCAAACGATTCCTTCTTTAGCTATGTTGTCTATTTTAATGTTAGGATTGGGACTAGGTGTGAATACCGTTGTTTCTACAGTATTTTTGTACTCTCTATTGCCGATTATTAAAAATACTTACGCTGGAGTTCAAAGCGTAGACAAAAATATTTTAGATTCTGGTAAAGGAATGGGCATGACAAGATGGCAACTGACTTATATGATTGAACTTCCATTGGCTTTATCGATTATTATGGCAGGAATTCGTAATGCTATGGTAGTGGGTATTGGAGTAACTGCAATCGGAACCTTTATAGGAGCCGGTGGTTTAGGGGATATCATCACTAGAGGAGTAAACGTGACCGATGGTGGAGCCATTATCCTTGCGGGTGCTATTCCTACTGCTTTTATGGCAATCATTAGTGACTTACTCTTAGGGTGGATTGAGAAGAAATTAGATCCAACAAAAGGAAAAAATTATTATCGTAATAATCAAACATGGATAAAATCAATTTAAAATAAAAAGCTCTCCTTTTGAGCGAATTAGATAGCTGTATATCTAATCGTTATTGGGAGAGCTTTTTAGTATTATTCTAATAGTGAAAAAAGTAAGTATAAATCATTTTAAGGTAAACGGATATGTCTTATATCACTTGGATGAATAAGATAAGTCATATGAAGAAGAGTATTTTCTAAAATGATTTGTGGTCTTTTAAAAGGCGTGTATCTAATAAAACCAGTAACTTCAGTTAGGCTAGATTGATTTTTTAGTTGGTTGATTTGTAAAATTATTTTTTTCTTTTTAGTAAAAGCTTGATTTAAGAAAAGAATGATTTGTGCTTCAGGCATTTGAGGGAAAAATTCTAGTTCACTAGTCGTAGTAGGCAAAAAGAATTTTTTTTGTAGAAAGGCAAAGGGATGAACTGGTTCTTCTAAAGTATTTTTTTTCATCTTTATTCCTCCGAACGTTTGTTTGATAATTTTATTATACGAACAAACGTTCAACAAAGCAAGCTGTTTAATTATTTTTTTAAAGTTTCTATTTTTCTGAAAAAATGGCATAATGAAACAAGTATGTATAGAGTTCTGAAAAAGGGGTTTTAACAATGGATTATAAAATTATTGCAGATTCATGCTGCGATTTGCCATTAGATTTTATAAAAAATAATGATATTGAAATTATAAATTTAATGATTAATATGGATGGAAAAGATTATCTAGATGATATGGGAGAAACTTTT comes from the Carnobacterium sp. 17-4 genome and includes:
- a CDS encoding ABC transporter permease, producing the protein MADMNLWEQLLYYFSENGLYIWSQFFRHFLISIYGVLFAAIVGIPLGFWISRHGKLADWVIGAANVIQTIPSLAMLSILMLGLGLGVNTVVSTVFLYSLLPIIKNTYAGVQSVDKNILDSGKGMGMTRWQLTYMIELPLALSIIMAGIRNAMVVGIGVTAIGTFIGAGGLGDIITRGVNVTDGGAIILAGAIPTAFMAIISDLLLGWIEKKLDPTKGKNYYRNNQTWIKSI
- a CDS encoding osmoprotectant ABC transporter substrate-binding protein, with product MKKIQKIAALFLAALLLSSCSLPGLGSGFNEEGITITGGSTTEQQIVGYIVEGMVEHYIDIDAQIVNNLGSSSLNHQALIGGDANVAAIKYTGTSLTGELGQDPITDPEVALDLVVEGFAAEFDQKWFPTYGFANTYAFMVTQELADQYDLVTISDLEDIAGELNAGVDTSWIQRVGDGYDAFLDTYGFDFNRVYPMQIGLVYNALQAGEMDVVLGYSTDGRIKSYDLVVLEDDKRLFPPYDASPVATFEVLEAYPELNEVLTKLKNTISDEKMQELNYISDNNLIEPKVVADNFLKENNYFESVEVNEEGDEQ